Proteins co-encoded in one Bacillus infantis NRRL B-14911 genomic window:
- a CDS encoding phosphotransferase family protein: MPAGKDTIMVRKGEELDLDSLVRFLESNVDLFPGGPLEVLQFSAGHSNLTYQLRSGDWEAVLRRPPLGPVAAKAHDMEREFIILKELNSMFSPAPKPLIYTGDDSIIGSPFFLMERKNGIVLDTEFPGHITPSVELCQHLSQTMVEKLSELHSLPYRDTGLEKISRPEGFMERQVHGWISRFEKAKTEEIKEAAALIKWLSANIPSESGHSIIHYDYKLNNSMFDHKLEAMTGLFDWEMSTVGDPLADLGAAMSYWIQEDDPDLLKYGLGKPPVTALKGFYSRKEFMEAYAKRSGRDISGMNFYLTFAYFKLAVICQQIYYRYKKGQTADKRFSQFDRFVRSLIQHSSSIAYEKA; encoded by the coding sequence ATGCCTGCCGGCAAAGACACAATAATGGTAAGAAAAGGAGAAGAGCTGGATTTGGACAGCCTTGTCAGATTCCTGGAGAGCAATGTGGACTTATTCCCGGGCGGGCCTCTTGAAGTCCTTCAATTTTCAGCCGGCCATTCCAATTTAACCTACCAGCTGAGGTCGGGGGATTGGGAAGCAGTCCTGAGACGTCCGCCCCTTGGCCCTGTGGCTGCCAAAGCCCATGATATGGAACGTGAATTCATCATACTGAAGGAATTGAACAGCATGTTCTCTCCAGCACCCAAGCCACTCATCTATACGGGGGACGACAGCATCATCGGAAGTCCATTCTTCCTGATGGAAAGAAAGAATGGGATTGTATTGGATACAGAGTTTCCCGGGCATATCACCCCTTCCGTGGAGCTTTGCCAGCATCTGTCACAAACCATGGTCGAAAAGCTGTCCGAGCTGCATTCTCTTCCTTACCGGGATACAGGCCTTGAAAAAATCAGCCGTCCTGAAGGGTTCATGGAGAGACAGGTCCACGGATGGATCAGCCGTTTCGAGAAAGCGAAGACCGAGGAAATTAAAGAGGCAGCGGCGCTCATCAAATGGCTGTCGGCAAACATCCCTTCCGAGAGCGGCCATAGCATCATCCATTATGACTATAAGCTGAACAACAGCATGTTTGATCATAAACTGGAAGCTATGACAGGACTGTTCGACTGGGAAATGTCTACGGTTGGGGACCCGCTTGCGGACCTGGGGGCTGCCATGAGCTATTGGATTCAGGAGGACGACCCAGATCTGCTGAAATATGGCCTGGGCAAACCGCCAGTAACTGCCTTGAAGGGCTTTTATTCCAGGAAGGAATTTATGGAAGCGTATGCAAAGCGAAGCGGAAGGGATATAAGCGGCATGAACTTCTACCTGACCTTCGCTTACTTTAAGCTTGCTGTCATCTGCCAGCAAATCTATTACCGCTATAAAAAAGGGCAGACAGCCGATAAGCGATTTTCCCAGTTTGACAGGTTTGTCAGAAGCCTTATCCAGCACAGCTCAAGTATTGCCTATGAAAAGGCATAA